The genomic DNA ACAAGGAAACTAAACTTTAAGGCATAGCCTTAAAGCAAACAGGGCAACAGTAGAGAgaagcttaaaaaaagaaaaacacaaaaataaaatacagtaaattacaaaGCCGCAGCTACGACAAAACAGGGGCAGCAAAACAGGAGCAGCAAAACAGCAGCGCCCTCCAGTAATGCTCCTCGCGTAGCATCACCACGGGAAGCTAATCGAAACCGCGACGCCACCAGTCGTGCGACTTGATACCAGAATCTTACCAGAAGGGCAGACAAACCACGTTCTGGGAAGCTGAGAGCTTAGGTAAGGTAAATGCCCGTTTCCGTAATCTTAAATCAGGCTTGCTAGACTTTGCAAAAATGGGGCTACCTTAACCAAGTACCAGCACAGGGCTTCCAAATGTCATTCGGGATAAGACGAAATACAGTGACGAAAACAAGGGGGTGGGACCCGTAACCCCAAGCCACCTTACCAACCTGTTTATATAGTACTACACGAACTCACAATAGGACAATCAATAAAAGAGCTTCACTTATCCTGCCACAATCTACCCCCCGCCGCTGATGGGGTGATTGATGAGTAGTGGtattgtaacaaaacaaaacctgtGGCAGACATGAGGCCCAATCACGCTTACTAGAGGGAGGCAGAGTGCGCAAAAGATCGTGCAAGGTTTGATTAAACCTCTCGCATAGACCATTCCCCTGCAGGATGGTATGGTGTGGTTCGAGACTTCTCCACCTTATACAATGTACACAACTGCCATATCAGTGAAGATTCAAAGTTGCGGCCCTGAACTGCATGTATCCGACCAGGGATCCCAAACTTACAGAACCACTTTGCCATGAGCACTTGTGCCACCGTTTCTGCCCTCTGTTTCCATGTAGGAACAGCCAGGGTGTACTTTGTGAAGACATTGGTCATCACTAGCACGTTCTCAACACGTGAACTGAGCGGTTCCACCACATTGAAATCAATGGTCAAAATCTCATTTGGCCTAGCAGTCAGCAAGTGCCCCATAAAACTAGAGTCCACCCTTGGCAGACTGACACCCCTCACACTCCCTACACCAACAAGCAACCTCTCCAGACATATCAGGCTAATAGCACTGCTGACAAATCAACTCTGTTGTGCGCTCAATGCACTGGTGTCCATACTCCTGATGCAGCCATCTCAAAGTACCTTCCCCTCTCCCATCCGCGGAAGATTCGACGATACAGAACCCCCTCACGTTCTACCAAGCGGTCCCACTGACGCAACACAGTCAAACTACCCTTAGACAGTGGTCGACGCTCCTCGAAACAGGGAAGGCTTTTACGCCATAAAAAACCCAAGATGGTTCCAATAACTGAATTAGACTCTTGTAGCGCCCCCAACTCATCAGCAGAAAGGCTTGGAAAAACCTGAAGTGCAGCCTGAGTAGCCTGATACACCAGCTTTACTCATGCTGCTTGTTGTACTGATATAGGAACCACGGTAGCTGGTAAAAGCTGCCCCACCCTGGCTATCTGCTGGAGGCTGTCTTGAAACGGCATCAGCATTACCATTACTCTTACCTATACTTGATTTCAAAATCAAACACCGGGTGGCCCAGCGCTGTTCTGTGGCCCCCAGCTTGGCAGAGAACAAATGGCTTAGCGGGTTATTGTCAGTAAAGACAATACATTTATGCTCCAAAAGATACTCTCTAAATTTCTCTGTCATGCCCACCTAAACGCCAAAAACTCCAGCCTTATTAAACTATAGTTTACTGGAGTATGCTCTGTGGGTCACAAACTATGGCTGGCAAAAGCAACAGGCCGGATGTCCCTTCTTGTTCCTGAGAAAGGATGACCCCTAGACCCCAGTGACTAGCACTCACCTTAAGACCTTAAGGGTGAAAGGCAAGGAAAAGTCTGCATATGCAAGAATAGTGAGGTTGTAAGCTTCTCCTATAAAGTGTCAAAACTCTTTTGACACTGCTCAGTCCATGCACCGAAAAAGCTTGAACCTACCAGTTTCTTATGGCTACCTCCCACAAACTTAGCAACCAGCTTATGCAGGGGGGCTGCCAACTGTGCAAACCCCTCCACAAAGTGGCGATAGTAACTGGCGTACCTTACCTGTTGTTTGAGACCTTCATGCTTCAACCGACCCAAAACCACCTCCAACTGTTCCAAATACTGAGTCAccgaagaggaaaaaaaaactaaactattaTCATGAGCCAAAAACATGGACTGATGACTCCATAACAGGGCCACCTAGGTGGTCAACAAAAACAACGCCTGGTCTAAAACTGACAAATGGCAAACCTGAATACATGCCTGCACCTCCTCAATCCATTGATCAATCCCAATCCCTCACTTGTCGTTAAACTTAGGACATTTACGGTCCCTGGGTACAAATACCACTCTCTCCGTCTGGCTAGCACCAATCACGACTGGATGAGGTGCAACAGGCACTGCATCGGTAACCTCCACCGATGCCACATTAGGGCCAGGCAACACAAAGGGCCGCAGTCTCTCATTGTCATTAATTGTTTCCTTTTAACAGCAGAccacaaaatgttttacttaataTGCTTCTACATTTTCAACATGCCTTCTTTAATCTAGTAGCCAGCAAGTTACATTAAAAACAATCCAATATGTTTTGTAATGACTAAAATACAGTGTTGGGGACATTACGTTTTAAAGTaagtacagtggggcaaaaaagtatttagtcagccaccaattatgcaagttctcccacttaaaaagatgagagaggcctgtaatttttatcataggtatacctcagctatgagagacaaaataaggaaaaaaatccagaaaatcacctTGTAGGACTTTCAATGAATTAATTGGCAAATCCcttggtaaaataagtatttggtcacctacaaacaagaaagatttctggctctcacagacctgtaacttctccTTTAAGAAGCTCCTCTGCCCTCCAATCATTatctgtattaatggcatttgTTTAAACTCgtaatcagtataaaagacctgtccacaacctcatactccaaactccactatggccaaagaccaaagagctgtcaaagcacaCCAAAagcaaaattgtagacctgcaccaggctgggaagactgaatctacaataggtaagcagcttgatGTGAataaatcaactgtgggagcaattattagaaaaagcaagacatacaagaccactggtGATTTCCCTCAATCTGGGGCTCCAggcatgtatcgtgagattttgagtgaaaaccttccatcagcaaaggcattgaagatgaaatgtggctgggtcttttCATTCTTGACAataatcccaaacacaccgcccgggcaacaaaggagtggcttcggaagaagcatttcaaggtcctggagtggcctagtctcCAGATCTTAACGccataaaaaatctttggagggagttgaaagtccatgttgcccagcgacagccccaaaacatcacccCAAAATACCAGCaccagtgtgtgaaaaccttgtaaagacttacagaaatgtttaacCCCTGTCATTGctaacaaagggtatataacaaagtattgagatgaaattttgttattgaccaaatatttattttccaccataatttgcaaataaatcctttaaaaatcctacatgTGATTTTCTagattgtttttcttattttgtctttcatagttaaggtatacctatgatgaaaattccAGGCCTCTCTCatatttttaagtgggagaacttgcacaattggtggctgactaaatacgtttttgccccactgtaattacataaaaaaattgccattaaaaagtaatcagttacattacagcgttactttctgataaaagtaactaattagagtacttttttcactgcagaaaatgaaaactcctttgtgattcctcatgcatgttgttttagacAAGACCCTTATGATTATTCTACTACCATCACTTAGCAAAgattggcccataatctgttaactactaatacttctatctcacctacgcggtttcgcataatgattcaccgcgagttttggctcTATACAGTCGCATAGTCAAACTGTATAGGTAAGAAAgtggtataacagcaggaataacggGGGGCGAGGCTTGTAgaacaacatttacacacacacaataacagactgggaatgactgctgtctggctcacagattacatacatttttggaataacagatatatatattttttaataatataactgagtacttaaaagGCAGACATAACGCAGCGTTACACCAAACACTGCtaaaatatgtgttttgtaatgACTAACATATAGTGAGGGGTGGAAATGAGATTTTGGAGGTAAACTCTGCAAACTAACCCAACCATTTTCATGCCTGTTTCACAGTAGCCACACCAGAATTATCAGCACTGGCAATTGGCATTGGTCCAACTCTCTTGTACAGTCTAGTGTGatcacattatttttattatttaaatttctgtCCAGCCCAGAGTAAGTTTTATATGGGTAATGCATCTGTTTTCACTCAGAGAGCATGGGGTGATTTAAATGCACATATCCCACCTCCTATTCACATACTGCATGCATGCAAACATGTGCATGGATCAGGTATATTTTACTCATAgggtttgtatttatttctaaagGCTAGAACACAAACTCTGTCAGTATCATCAGCAAAAAGAAATGGCAATGCAAGGCAGCAGCCAAGTGAATTGCTAAGTTTAGAGCAATATTGACATTTTTTGTCACagacttaaaatttttttagcaAATCTTAAACTCATAGTGTTGGATGAAGAATGAAATTTAAGaaattatatgtacagtacacaaagaaaatattttcccatttttatgaaacttattttaaatttagaaatCAATAGAATATGTAGTATCAGGATCACAAACACCCTGTAACACACTTAATATCTACAGAAATACATGTACATATTTGGTCATATACAGAGAACAGAAACATCATGTTCTTCTTGTCtcattattaatgttttgtaaATGCCTTTAGAGGCTCAACTTTGTTTTTTCCACAGTAGAGGAAGTTCTGTTTGAACAGTGTCCTGAAGGTTTTGTCTCTCAGGCCATAAATCATCGAACTCAGACAGCGAGGCATGACCAGTACTAAATAATAGTTGAGGAAACGTAGATGTGCATTTACAGTGAGTGGCAAGCGTGCAAGAAGAAAATCTATAGACTCATAAAGCAAGGACATGAGGGAGAGCAAAAGCTGAAATGCATGCAGTACCACAGTACGCAAAGCCTTATGGGCAGAAGAGGTGTCAGTGGAGGCAGCACGTGCCTGCAGCAGGATTGCCACATATGTGTAGAGGAGCACAATGGCCACAGTGACAAAGAGCAAAATTTTGAATGTTACACTCCTGCTTTGCTGCCATGGTACCACCATGAGCTGCCCGATGGAACACAGTGATGGAGACAAGTAGTAGGATGGCTCTGCGAGGAGGAAGAGAGCACACACATCAGTTAGCACATCAGTAATGCCCAAAACCCACACCAGAGCTACAGCCACAATTGCTCGCACTGGTGTAGCCAACTCGCTGTGCCTCAAAGGAAAGCAGATGGCTGTGTACCTCTCCAAGGACATGACAGCTAGATTTAGTGGCGCGTTGACAAACGTTGATGCGGACAGCAGCACGATGAAGGCACAAGCTGCACGCACCACTACAATGtaaaacacactgaacaagTAGAGCACTAAGGCAATCACCAGTTGAATGGTGTCATTTAAAAGCATGTGAGCAAACAGGATGTAACGTGGTGTCTCACGGAAGATGGCCCTGGTGTGCAGTGTAAATAGCATCATGctattaacaaaaatgaaaaggaacTGTGTAGACACCACCAAAAACACCCTAAGGATTTTATCACCTGTAAAAGCACAACTCATGGTCTGCATATCAACACCTGTCAAAGTACTGGACATATTAGCCATCTGTAGTTctgcagaaagaaagagagaatttcttataattttacaaaaactaaatatttaaaaatatgcatgACTACATTTACTGGATCTAGTTGTGCTTTTTTCCTGAAAGATCAATTCGATGAACATTGTAGATTCAAATCCTTTTGTATTACCAGCATATCAAATTTGTGTAAACAAATGTTAAACACGTTACATATAACACAGTTTAAACACAACCAAAAGCCCAAAGTCTATTATGGAAGCAGTTAAAGAGTTCTTATACGTAGTATTGTCACCACTGCAAATTTTGACACCACCTACAGTGTAATGAGCTTTACACCTGAAGTACTCACACCCAGATCAGTCTCTGGGTGACAAATGCCACCATTTAAATATACATCTCTCTTACATCAGCAAGCCTTTACAGTTTTAAGCCCTGTGTcaattttgtttgtgtatttttttggaGAAATTTAAGGAGCttacattttggcatttgtACGATTTCAAGAGATAATATTCTGTCATTAAACTAAACATTTTGAGGGACTGGATTTATCAATTTTGACTAAGTCATTACAAAAGTCAGAGATATATAAGGACTTCTTTCCTAAACTGAATATAAGGTTAATAACTGGTATCTAATGAGCTCATTTAAAATTTCTCTCCCAGAAATTTGTGCAGCTCTTGTGATGTCATATTTTTGGTGATGACATCATATTTGATCAGATAAgtctaatttatttttctaaacaaatttcttaaatataaaaagaaattaaatatagttcaaataataaaatagtttgTATATAGTTAGTACCAAGCACCATGCGCCATTGCCAACCAGGCGCACCAGAAAGACGGCGGGCACatgggcacatgcatttaaaggggatatcccaataccattatgacataattttcAAAAAGAGGGAATTTTATAtttagacctccaaaaagccccagatgcaAGAAAAAAGGCATTAAACTATGGTGTCACTCAATGAGATGTCACTCTATGCAGTATATCAAAAGCTCTAAATATGTACCAGGTTTCGCAAGCATAcaagcaagtgtgtatgagctatgcagcaaaatcttgtgtgaggGCCCCGAGCAGACTCTCAGCCATCCTAATGGGAGCAGATTCCAGTCTGCCTGCCAATTTTCATGGGTTTGTGAGCATGTTAAGACTCCCAAAAAGCCCAAAattgtaaaaagattttaaaatatacttgcaagcaacgatgagtgGGCGCCAGCACCCTACACTATTGCCACCCAAGCGCACTAcacaatttgtgtgttttttgagtgctaaaaaaaaaaaaaactgccatcACTGCCTGGGGGCACTGCAAAACTTGCATACTTTACACACTATGACTTAATAGGGCTCATGTCAgctgtgtgtatgcatgtgtgcatgtgtgtgagagtgagagatgtgtgtataatatatacagagagtaaatctaatttataatgcacttgcatacgtgcaagtgtgtatgagctatgcagcaaaatcttgtgtgaggGCCCCTGAGACTCTCGGgcgtcctaatggcagcagattccaaccagTCTGCCAATTGTCaggagtttttgagcatgttaagacccccaaaaagaCCAAAATTGAAAACAAGGGGGTCCTGTGCAccccttatatactgtatagttgcaaaatatagttgcaagcaatgatgagcatgtatgtgtgtgatgtatgagtgtgtttatgtgtctgtgtgcgacagagagagatgtgagtgtgtgagtattaacatttgtgatgtgtgtatatgtgtgtgttaacatttgtgaatGTGGTGTCACTGAACATAGTGAGAGTAAGGGTAAGAGTCATTCTCCAGCAATGATGATACAGTAGCTTAGCTACCATCCTCCATTCTCCCACCGTCTGTACATTGTCCAGGGAAATCCTCAGAACAGAGTTGGCCTTCTTTATTAGGTTTTCCAGTTTCTTCCTGTCTGCAATAGAGATGCTGCTGCACCAGGAAACAACTCCATAGATGATAGCTTACACCACCACAGAGTCAAAAAAGGTCTTTAGTAGAGCTCCCTTTACTCCAAAAGACCTTAGGCTCCTCAGCAGGAAGAGTCTGCCCTGtccttttctttaaattgtaTCCGTGTTGTCTTACCAGTCTAGTTTGTTGTTTAGATGAACACCCAGGTATTTATAAGAGTCCACTCTCGCAATGTACTTTAACTGAAAGTGTACTGATGATAGAGAAGTATGTTTGTACTTGTGGAAGTCTACTGTGGCGTGATTTCTGGGCCCACTAAAAGCTTTACATCTACCACCAGTTCTTTCGTCTTTCCCACATTTATCTGGAGGCAGTTTCATTGGCACCAGTCCACAAAGTTCTGAATCATTTTTCTGTACTCC from Clarias gariepinus isolate MV-2021 ecotype Netherlands chromosome 19, CGAR_prim_01v2, whole genome shotgun sequence includes the following:
- the LOC128507241 gene encoding odorant receptor 131-2-like is translated as MANMSSTLTGVDMQTMSCAFTGDKILRVFLVVSTQFLFIFVNSMMLFTLHTRAIFRETPRYILFAHMLLNDTIQLVIALVLYLFSVFYIVVVRAACAFIVLLSASTFVNAPLNLAVMSLERYTAICFPLRHSELATPVRAIVAVALVWVLGITDVLTDVCALFLLAEPSYYLSPSLCSIGQLMVVPWQQSRSVTFKILLFVTVAIVLLYTYVAILLQARAASTDTSSAHKALRTVVLHAFQLLLSLMSLLYESIDFLLARLPLTVNAHLRFLNYYLVLVMPRCLSSMIYGLRDKTFRTLFKQNFLYCGKNKVEPLKAFTKH